A genomic window from Yarrowia lipolytica chromosome 1D, complete sequence includes:
- a CDS encoding uncharacterized protein (Truncated form of YALI0D15304g, weakly similar to uniprot|P32521 Saccharomyces cerevisiae YIR006c PAN1 actin-cytoskeleton assembly protein), whose translation MPSLPFLLPPLLCPPAGCLPLLLPPLLLPPLLATPAVFPPAPVSRGVPAPAAATPATDPATTPAVPVSAPADDSDSDDEEYEKLMAQKREQEERFKKQQEADKKKEEEKKQKKAAKEERMRKLREEMEANEAREKAWKESQSKEAEADEAEGDVGAAALAAFSNKATAPSTTSTAVAATPPVATSTPSPAAPTVPAADDNNPFHRLNNGGDAAAAAPAAGGEDNNPFLRPGTNQPIAAPSPASFSEAPKEAPKPVDPVKISNQRANQRAAKNDDDDWGMSSDEDDDQDYHRGNAAELASQLFRTMAPPIQRQPTGGAPITATPTGSAPAAPPAAPPVAPAAVEVAVAASEATPGPESAPPAPPMPEINIPPATEAPSAPAATEAPPAPPSAPTTIETTHLPPPVDTHNDMSSSEFDFETPEGSPTQQTFAEAAPPVAAPPPPPHRCRRSPYGLSFLLLPSPPALELLRHLPESPLLLLLHLDLGPLLLPLGQLLPSMPLEEPLLHLLLDLLRLCLEPLLLHP comes from the coding sequence ATGCCAAGCCTGCCGTTTCTCCTGCCCCCCCTGCTGTGCCCCCCTGCTGGTTGCCTCCCCCTGCTGTTGCCTCCCCTGCTGTTGCCTCCCCTGCTGGCCACACCAGCTGTTTTTCCCCCCGCCCCCGTTTCTCGTGGAGTACCTGCTCCGGCTGCTGCCACACCGGCCACGGATCCTGCTACTACGCCTGCTGTACCAGTTTCTGCACCTGCCGACGACTCTGACTCAGACGATGAAGAGTACGAAAAGCTCATGGCTCAGAAGCGTGAGCAGGAAGAACGGTTTAAGAAACAGCAGGAGgctgacaagaagaaggaagaagagaagaagcagaagaaggccgccaaggaggagcgaaTGCGAAAGCTTCGAGAGGAAATGGAGGCCAACGAAGCCCGAGAAAAGGCCTGGAAGGAGTCCCAatccaaggaggccgaggctgaTGAAGCTGAGGGAGATGTTGGCGCCGCCGCCCTTGCTGCTTTCTCTAACAAGGCTACTGCTCCCTCTACTACTTCCACCGCTGTCGCCGCTACTCCTCCCGTTGCCACATCTACCCCGTCACCGGCAGCTCCCACAGTCCCCGCTGCTGACGACAACAACCCCTTCCATCGCCTGAACAACGGTGGTGATGCTGCCGCTgcagccccagcagccGGAGGTGAGGACAATAATCCTTTCCTGCGACCCGGCACCAACCAGCCCATCGCGGCACCTTCTCCTGCCTCCTTTTCTGAAGCTCCCAAGgaggcccccaagcccgTGGACCCCGTCAAGATCTCCAACCAGCGAGCCAACCAGCGAGCTGCCAAGaatgacgacgatgattGGGGAATGAGCAgtgacgaggacgacgaccaGGACTATCACCGAGGTAACGCTGCCGAGCTGGCTTCCCAGCTATTCCGAACCATGGCTCCCCCCATCCAGAGACAGCCCACTGGGGGTGCGCCCATCACAGCCACTCCTACGGGTTCGGCCCCTGCTGCTCCACCCGCTGCACCTCCTGTTgcccctgctgctgttgaggtCGCAGTTGCTGCCTCGGAGGCTACCCCAGGACCCGAGTCTGCTCCCCCTGCACCTCCCATGCCCGAGATCAACATCCCCCCTGCTACGGAGGCACcctctgctcctgctgccaCGGAGGCACCCCCTGCTCCCCCCTCTGCGCCTACCACCATCGAAACTACCCACTTGCCACCTCCCGTGGACACTCACAACGAcatgtcgtcgtcggagtTTGATTTCGAGACACCCGAAGGTTCCCCCACACAGCAGACCTTTGCAGAGGCAGCACCTCCCGTCGCAgcccctcctccccctccccaCCGCTGCCGCCGCAGCCCCTACGGGTTATCctttctcctccttccttCGCCCCCGGCTTTGGAGCTCCTGAGGCACCTTCCGGAAtcccccctcctcctcctcctgcaccTGGATTTGGGgcccctcctcctccccctgGGCCAGCTCCTTCCTTCGATGCCCCTGGAGGAgcccctcctccacctcctcctggacCTCCTCCGCCTATGTTTGGAgcccctgctcctccatcCATGA
- a CDS encoding uncharacterized protein (Truncated form of YALI0D15304g, weakly similar to uniprot|P32521 Saccharomyces cerevisiae YIR006c PAN1 actin-cytoskeleton assembly protein, similar to Saccharomyces cerevisiae PAN1 (YIR006C); ancestral locus Anc_7.160) translates to MYLCGQAVKGQTVPNNLSENIKNEVSSMVDIISFNIPDAGSRPSSSGQSVPQSQPQQQQQQSSASMLAGLNLGQPTGYQQQQATGYQPMQQQSTGYPMQAMQPQITGGMPLQQQRTGPMQPLQQQSTGYAPLQSQLTGGAPLQSQLTGGAPLQSQLTGGAPLQSQLTGGAPLQQQSTGYAPLQQQSTGYAPLQQQSTGYMPQQQTGMQPQSTGYGSMQPLTAMPTGKPGQWGFINTPSQGLPGIETMQQRLMPQATGAPVQQLPPMQLQQSATVNWAIAKEEKQIYDGIFMAWDKKRAGAIDGDTAIKIFTQSGLNRADLEAIWTLSDPSNKGRLDRDEFAVAMHLIYRHLNGYPIPSRLPPELVPPSSKNFSDSVNQVKSYLKAGGGRTGGSKLKSRSFTGDSTIKKDATVFKNDDSDFGYTSRNRRGGSSSTASSNGSSGNDISLSGKGSSISELKKLIREKQILLDAIDAEDSDMSRDSNLERRDQEAVADLKRRIQNVQRDIDVAPHSAISTDVGASADAKRNLMRKLDHLGDRLPQLASNVRRIEDKIANAKMELFRLKNPTSLVGTGPGGAITEADRIKARSKAKLQARMAALTGKGTATGADASEEEDYEHRLLTHTSEVERSKAQNYEMIHDIEDSVKSLQRDLSSKLRETQEEVSEDRQRRRWEEAVGVEDDVRQFIYSLRSTRSSRPAPATASSSAPATGSPGHCSSHFGHFYWRLTPPAPAAGCGPKAPAQG, encoded by the coding sequence ATGTACCTGTGTGGCCAGGCTGTCAAAGGCCAGACCGTGCCGAACAACCTGTCTGAGAACATCAAGAACGAGGTTTCTAGCATGGTCGACATCATTTCGTTCAACATTCCCGATGCTGGATCGCGCCCTTCGTCCTCTGGCCAGTCTGTTCCCCAGTctcagcctcagcagcagcagcagcagtctaGTGCATCTATGCTTGCTGGACTGAATCTTGGCCAGCCGACAGGttaccagcagcagcaggctaCAGGATACCAGCCCATGCAGCAACAGTCCACGGGCTACCCGATGCAGGCCATGCAGCCCCAGATCACTGGAGGTATGcctctgcagcagcagagaacTGGACCCATGCAACCtttgcagcagcagtccACTGGCTACGCACCCCTTCAGTCTCAGCTCACTGGCGGTGCTCCCCTTCAGTCTCAGCTCACTGGCGGTGCTCCCCTCCAGTCTCAGCTCACTGGCGGTGCTCCCCTCCAGTCTCAGCTCACTGGCGGAGCCCCTCTGCAGCAACAGTCTACTGGTTACGCTcctcttcagcagcagtctACTGGTTACGCACCccttcagcagcagtcgACCGGATACAtgcctcagcagcagactgGTATGCAGCCACAGTCTACGGGCTATGGATCCATGCAGCCTCTCACTGCCATGCCTACTGGTAAGCCTGGTCAGTGGGGCTTTATCAACACCCCCTCGCAGGGTCTGCCCGGTATCGAGACAATGCAACAGCGCCTCATGCCCCAGGCCACCGGTGCTCCCGTGCAACAACTGCCCCCTatgcagctgcagcagtCTGCCACCGTCAACTGggccattgccaaggaggagaagcagatcTACGACGGCATCTTCATGGCTTGGGACAAGAAGCGGGCTGGAGCCATTGACGGTGACACCGCCATCAAGATCTTCACCCAGAGTGGACTCAACCGAGCCGACCTGGAGGCTATCTGGACTCTGTCCGACCCCTCCAACAAGGGTCGCCTGGACCGAGATGAGTTTGCTGTTGCCATGCATCTCATCTACCGACATCTCAACGGCTACCCTATTCCTTCCCGTCTGCCTCCGGAACTGGtccctccttcttctaAGAACTTTTCCGACTCGGTGAACCAGGTCAAGAGCTACCTTAAGGCTGGTGGGGGCAGAACTGGTGGCTCCAAGCTCAAATCGCGGTCTTTCACCGGTGACTCCACCATTAAGAAGGACGCCACCGTGTTCAAGAATGACGACTCCGACTTTGGCTACACTTCTCGAAACCGGCGAGGAGGCAGCAGTAGTACTGCTAGCAGCAATGGCTCCAGTGGAAACGACATCTCTCTGTCCGGCAAAGGCTCCTCTATTTCCGAGCTCAAAAAACTCATTCGAGAGAAGCAGATTCTATTGGACGCCATTGACGCTGAGGACTCGGACATGTCTCGTGACTCCAACCTGGAGCGACGTGACCAGGAGGCTGTTGCCGATCTGAAGCGTCGAATCCAGAACGTGCAGCGCGATATCGATGTAGCTCCTCATAGTGCCATCTCCACCGATGTCGGTGCTTCTGCAGATGCCAAGCGAAACCTGATGCGAAAGCTGGACCACCTTGGTGACAGACTTCCCCAGCTTGCCTCCAATGTTCGAAGAATCGAAGATAAAATTGCCAATGCTAAGATGGAGCTGTTCCGACTTAAGAACCCCACTTCGCTGGTTGGTACTGGTCCTGGAGGAGCAATCACTGAGGCTGATCGAATCAAGGCTCGTTCCAAGGCGAAGCTGCAGGCTCGAATGGCTGCCCTGACTGGAAAGGGGACTGCTACCGGTGCCGACGCctctgaggaggaggactaCGAGCATCGTCTGCTGACCCACACTTCAGAGGTTGAGCGATCCAAGGCCCAGAACTACGAGATGATCCACGACATTGAGGATTCCGTCAAGTCGCTGCAGCGAGACTTGTCCTCCAAGCTGAGAGAGACTCAGGAGGAAGTGAGTGAGGAccgacagcgacgacgatggGAGGAGGCTGTTGGTGTGGAGGATGATGTTCGACAGTTTATCTACTCTCTACGATCCACCCGATCGTCGAGACCTGCCCCTGCTActgcctcctcttctgccCCTGCTACTGGCTCTCCTGGCCACTGCAGCTCCCATTTCGGGCACTTCTACTGGCGCCTCACCCcccctgctcctgctgctggttgtggACCAAAAGCCCCAGCTCAAGGCTGA
- a CDS encoding uncharacterized protein (Compare to YALI0D15312g, highly similar to uniprot|O74196 Colletotrichum gloeosporioides Ubiquitin-conjugating enzyme E2-16 kDa (Ubiquitin- protein ligase)) encodes MALKRINKELSDLGRDPPSSCSAGPVGQDLFHWQATIMGPSDSPYSGGVFFLSIHFPTDYPFKPPKVTFTTRIYHPNVNTNGSICLDILKENWSPALTISKVLLSICSMLTDPNPDDPLVPDIGHLYKNDRARYDATAKEWTKKYAV; translated from the exons ATGGCTTTGAAGCGAATCAACAAGGAACTCAGTGATCTTGGACG TGATCCCCCCTCCTCTTGCTCTGCTGGTCCTGTTGGCCAGGATCTGTTCCACTGGCAGGCTACTATCATGGGACCCTCAGACTCTCCTTACTCCGGAGGTGTTTTCTTTCTGTCTATCCACTTCCCCACTGACTACCCCTTCAAGCCACCAAAGGTGACCTTCACTACCCGAATCTACCACCCCAACGTCAACACCAACGGATCCATCTGTCTGGatattctcaaggagaactGGTCTCCCGCActcaccatctccaaggtGCTGCTGTCCATCTGCTCCATGCTCACAGACCCCAACCCTGACGATCCTCTCGTGCCCGACATTGGCCACCTGTACAAGAACGACCGAGCACGATACGACGCCACTGCCAAGGAGTGGACCAAGAAGTATGCCGTCTAG
- a CDS encoding uncharacterized protein (Compare to YALI0D15334g, some similarities with uniprot|Q9UUD1 Schizosaccharomyces pombe Putative DNA-binding protein), with the protein MDNSMKFEFVDCDNLLDTFAPPRQDYMDFRQPEDLSFLDYPEQPVYMNDMDYGVNNMGLNPMALGNTNSNGVLQPQQLQQSQQQHHFQHGQNMLTPPYLSASASDNSPESVGSSGRSPASDASSPEMATSSTSPVARGARVASSAPGKVMKPKKGRSSHNMIEKKYRTNINDKISALRDCVPALRCALKGTKDDEELDGLTPASKLNKATVLSKATEYIKHLKTKNDEMQAELDELRRMMGKGSPGSRGGSPTNMLQQPAVFYDETQNQQQQQQMRQRPMAQQQQPHMQHHMNPAQPHIQQQPPQSRSNKAMLGLMTGVMATGLMSDYGGDSRELSFIPIPLLRYVPAESVKHGLVLLKLTMVIGAAMLLLLPLLHSPAPPPHHKQIEATSVEQYRRQSWLVNSHFVATPQSSAAYVVEIAKAMGKALLRFLIGDGYLLLQSSSYHLPISRAVEAQLCGGQENMSRADLFVTYLQTLTLPPTPALCATQAIHVHVLANGLPWLKKASVIMADRHWKQARKLASQKKHAVPSYLSLLLAQNDVFDSDIIQRFYNFAHGLDASHGCSLGMLDEGFITATSDSALKTPLDVLAAWYSTRTLREVILFQLEANEVDYNKLDTAQAVSPVNSIAKRRAAIAHSVVLGRKDSNLVKDALVMVKAELGEIVMPPMPVESIDTVEEAVEEEEPEEETEDDEAVVEDSESEFSDDGSVSVASTISDTPVSYTSSNPTDSPVARDSQIAIHCAFILYYLSEGETDGATKLLQKLRIRSVDEFGLLSFFSVWTLFSQLQERPAHRTTAIERRLEELVASVRIWLGSEKAELEGISLHRRRSLVNKCVKMGMEFGGFEDDEGYQSQ; encoded by the coding sequence ATGGACAACTCTATGAAATTCGAGTTTGTCGACTGCGACAATTTACTCGACACGTTTGCGCCGCCCAGACAGGACTACATGGATTTCCGGCAGCCAGAAGACCTGTCGTTTCTGGACTACCCGGAGCAGCCCGTGTACATGAACGACATGGACTATGGGGTGAACAACATGGGCCTGAACCCCATGGCATTGGGAAACACCAATTCGAACGGCGTGCTGCAACCCCAGCAGCTGCAacagagccagcagcagcaccacTTTCAGCACGGACAGAACATGCTGACTCCTCCCTACCTGTCAGCCTCGGCTTCCGACAACTCTCCCGAGAGCGTTGGCAGCAGTGGACGGTCGCCTGCGTCCGACGCGTCTTCTCCCGAAATGGCCACGTCATCCACTTCACCCGTAGCACGCGGTGCACGAgtggcttcttctgcaCCCGGCAAAGTCATgaagcccaagaagggccGGTCCTCGCACAACATGATCGAAAAGAAGTACAGAACCAACATTAATGACAAGATTAGCGCGCTGCGAGACTGCGTCCCCGCGCTGCGATGTGCTCTCAAGGGcaccaaggacgacgaggaacTGGACGGCCTCACCCCAGCCTCCAAGCTCAATAAGGCCACTGTGCTGAGCAAAGCCACCGAGTACATCAAGCATCTCAAAACGAAAAACGATGAGATGCAGGCTGAACTGGACGAGCTACGACGAATGATGGGCAAGGGTTCTCCCGGATCTCGAGGTGGCTCCCCCACTAACATGCTGCAGCAGCCCGCAGTTTTCTACGACGAGACACAaaaccagcagcagcaacagcagatgCGACAGCGACCCATGgcacaacaacagcaacctCATATGCAGCACCACATGAACCCCGCACAGCCCCacatccagcagcagcccccGCAAAGCCGCTCAAACAAGGCCATGCTGGGTCTCATGACCGGTGTCATGGCCACGGGCCTCATGTCCGATTACGGCGGAGACTCGCGAGAGCTGTCCTTCATTCCTATTCCCCTTCTGCGATATGTCCCCGCTGAGTCTGTCAAGCACGGTCTGGTTCTCCTCAAGCTGACTATGGTCATCGGAGCCGCCatgctcctgctgctgcctctgctgcACTCGCCTGCACCCCCACCTCACCACAAGCAGATTGAGGCCACTTCCGTCGAGCAGTACCGACGACAGTCGTGGCTGGTCAACTCTCACTTTGTTGCCACTCCTCAGTCCTCCGCCGCCTACGTGGTtgagattgccaaggccatggGTAAGGCATTGTTGCGATTCCTGATCGGCGACGGCTACCTGCTACTTcagtcctcctcgtacCACCTGCCCATTTCTCGAGCCGTCGAGGCTCAGCTGTGCGGTGGCCAGGAGAACATGTCGCGAGCCGACCTGTTTGTGACCTACCTGCAGACCCTGACTCTTCCCCCCACCCCTGCTCTTTGTGCCACCCAGGCCATCCATGTTCATGTTCTTGCCAACGGTCTCCCCTGGCTCAAGAAGGCTTCTGTGATCATGGCCGACCGACACTGGAAGCAGGCCCGAAAGCTAGCctcccagaagaagcacgCTGTGCCCTCCTAcctgtcgctgctgcttgcCCAGAATGACGTTTTCGACTCTGACATTATTCAGCGGTTCTACAACTTTGCCCACGGTCTGGATGCCTCTCACGGCTGCTCTCTAGGTATGTTGGACGAAGGATTCATCACCGCCACCTCCGATTCTGCTCTTAAAACACCTCTTGACGTGCTCGCTGCGTGGTACTCCACCCGAACTCTCCGGGAGGTGATTCTGTTCCAGCTCGAAGCCAACGAGGTGGACTACAACAAGCTGGACACCGCTCAGGCCGTCTCTCCCGTCAACAGCATTGCTAAGCGACGAGCTGCCATTGCCCACTCTGTTGTTCTTGGCCGAAAGGACTCCAACCTGGTCAAGGATGCTCTCGTGATGGTCAAGGCCGAGCTTGGTGAGATTGTCATGCCTCCCATGCCCGTCGAGTCTATCGACACCGTTGAGGAGgctgtcgaggaggaggagccggaggaggaaactgaggacgacgaggctGTTGTAGAGGACTCCGAGTCTGAATTTTCCGATGATGGCTCCGTATCCGTCgcctccaccatctccgaTACTCCTGTTTCTTACACCTCGTCCAACCCTACGGACTCTCCCGTGGCCCGAGACTCACAGATTGCCATCCACTGCGCTTTCATCCTATACTACCTGTCCGAGGGTGAGACCGATGGCGCCACCAAGCTGCTTCAGAAGCTGCGAATCCGATCTGTGGATGAGTTTGGACTGctgtccttcttttccgTGTGGACTCTGTTTTCCCAGCTTCAGGAGCGACCTGCCCACCGAACGACCGCTATTGAGCGACGActcgaggagctggttGCTTCTGTGCGAATCTGGCTCGGCAGCGAAAAGGCCGAGCTCGAGGGCATTTCACTGCATCGACGACGATCTCTTGTTAACAAGTGTGTCAAGATGGGCATGGAGTTTGGCGGGTTTGAGGACGATGAGGGATACCAGTCTCAGTAA